In Naumovozyma castellii chromosome 1, complete genome, one DNA window encodes the following:
- the AIM11 gene encoding Aim11p (ancestral locus Anc_7.381), producing MMETSAPSSINPNEITTKRRPKQAFRFFGATMFTLFVSKLVQKNIRSRKYRPLPFQSKRIRALTAARGEAASALLLATGITTGIAAMSIFGACWILNITTLDDFARRLNKWSGVDKTVLENLDNASDEITDASTQEFERQIEEYFGDKK from the exons ATGATGGAAACCTCAGCACCATCTTCTATCAATCCCAATGAGATAACAACAAAGAGAAGGCCGAAGCAAGCTTTCAGATTCTTTGGAGCAACAATGTTCACGTTATTTGTCTCAAAACTAGTGCAAAAAAACATCAGATCTCGTAAAT ACCGACCCTTACCCTTTCAATCAAAAAGAATAAGGGCGTTGACGGCAGCAAGAGGTGAAGCAGCTAGTGCGCTTTTATTGGCTACCGGAATCACTACCGGAATAGCTGCTATGTCCATATTTGGGGCTTGTTGGATATTAAATATCACCACCCTGGATGATTTTGCAAGAAGGTTAAATAAATGGTCTGGTGTTGATAAGACTgttttagaaaatttagaTAATGCTAGTGATGAGATCACAGATGCAAGTACCCAAGAATTTGAACgacaaattgaagaatattttggaGATAAGAAGTAA
- the MET6 gene encoding 5-methyltetrahydropteroyltriglutamate-homocysteine S-methyltransferase (ancestral locus Anc_7.378) yields MVKSAVLGFPRIGPNRELKKVTESYWKGNATVEELFKVGKDLRAQNWKLQKEAGVDIIPSNDFSYYDQILDLSVLFNVIPDRYTKYQLSPIDTLFAMGRGLQKKATETEKAIDVTALEMVKWFDSNYHYVRPTFSHSTQFKLNGQKPVDEFLEAKELGIQTRPVLVGPVSFLYLGKADKDSLDLEPLSLLEKLLPLYAEILQKLAAAGATEVQLDEPTLVLDLPKEVQAAIKTAYTFLGNQAGLPKITLATYFGTVVPNLDALKGLPIAGFHFDFVRAAEQFDDVVSIIGANQTLSVGIVNGRNIWKNDFAKSSEFVNKDIAKLGAERVVVATSSSLLHTPVDLANEQKLNDELKDYFSFATQKLSEVVVIAKNVSGQDVTAALQANAKSINAKANSTFINDPAVQQRVASIDKKMSTRAAPFDDRLAEQEKAFHLPLFPTTTIGSFPQTKDIRINRNKFTKGTISAEEYEQFINSEIEKVIRFQEEIDLDVLVHGEPERNDMVQYFGEQLKGYAFTTNGWVQSYGSRYVRPPIIVGDLSRPKAMSVKESVYAQSLTKKLVKGMLTGPITCLRWSFPRDDVNQKTQALQLALALRDEVNDLEAAGIRVIQVDEPAIREGLPLRAGAERSDYQQWAAEAFRVATSGVANKTQIHSHFCYSDLDPNHIKALDADVVSIEFSKKDDANYIAEFKDYPNHIGLGLFDIHSPRIPSKEEFITKIETILKTYPAEKFWVNPDCGLKTRGWEETRLSLTNMVAAAKYFREQYKK; encoded by the coding sequence ATGGTTAAATCCGCTGTCTTAGGTTTCCCAAGAATTGGTCCAAACagagaattgaagaaggtcACCGAATCCTACTGGAAGGGTAATGCCACcgttgaagaattattcaagGTCGGTAAGGACTTGAGAGCTCAAAACTGGAAATTGCAAAAGGAAGCTGGTGTCGATATCATTCCTTCCAATGATTTCTCCTACTACGATCAAATCTTGGATTTATCCGTTTTGTTCAACGTCATCCCAGATCGTTACACTAAGTATCAATTGTCTCCAATTGACACTTTATTCGCTATGGGTAGAGGTCTACAAAAGAAGGCTACTGAAACCGAAAAGGCTATCGATGTCACTGCTTTGGAAATGGTTAAATGGTTCGATTCTAACTACCATTACGTTAGACCAACTTTCTCTCACTCTACtcaattcaaattgaatgGTCAAAAGCCAGTCGATGAATTCTTGGAAGCTAAGGAATTAGGTATTCAAACCAGACCTGTCTTGGTTGGTCCAGTCTCCTTCTTATACTTGGGTAAGGCTGACAAGGACTCCTTAGATTTGGAACCATTGTCcttattggaaaaattgttGCCATTATACGCTGAAATCTTACAAAAATTGGCCGCTGCTGGTGCCACTGAAGTTCAATTAGATGAACCAACTTTAGTCTTAGATTTACCAAAGGAAGTTCAAGCTGCCATTAAGACCGCTTACACTTTCTTGGGTAACCAAGCTGGTCTACCAAAGATCACTTTGGCTACTTACTTCGGTACCGTTGTTCCAAACTTGGACGCTTTGAAGGGTTTGCCAATCGCTGGTTTCCATTTCGATTTTGTCAGAGCTGCTGAACAATTCGATGATGTTGTTTCCATTATCGGTGCTAACCAAACTTTATCCGTCGGTATCGTTAACGGTAGAAACATCTGGAAGAACGATTTCGCTAAGTCTTCCGAATTCGTCAACAAGGATATTGCTAAGTTGGGTGCTGAAAGAGTTGTTGTTGCCacctcttcttctttgttaCATACTCCAGTTGATTTGGCTAACgaacaaaaattgaacGATGAATTGAAGGACTACTTCTCCTTTGCCACTCAAAAATTATCTGAAGTTGTCGTCATTGCCAAGAACGTTTCTGGTCAAGATGTCACTGCCGCTCTACAAGCTAATGCTAAGTCTATTAACGCTAAGGCTAACTCCactttcattaatgatCCAGCTGTTCAACAAAGAGTCGCTTCCATTGACAAGAAGATGTCCACTAGAGCTGCTCCTTTCGATGACAGATTAGCTGAACAAGAAAAGGCCTTCCACTTACCATTGTTCCCAACCACTACCATTGGTTCTTTCCCACAAACCAAAGATATCAGAATTAACAGAAACAAATTCACTAAGGGTACTATCTCCGCTGAAGAATACGAACAATTCATTAActctgaaattgaaaaggttATTAGattccaagaagaaatcgATTTGGATGTCTTAGTCCATGGTGAACCAGAAAGAAACGATATGGTTCAATACTTTGGTGAACAATTGAAGGGTTACGCCTTCACCACAAACGGTTGGGTTCAATCTTACGGTTCCAGATACGTTAGACCACCTATCATTGTTGGTGACTTGTCTAGACCAAAGGCTATGTCCGTTAAGGAATCCGTCTACGCTCAATCTTTAACTAAGAAGTTGGTTAAGGGTATGTTGACTGGTCCAATCACTTGTTTGAGATGGTCTTTCCCAAGAGATGATGTTAACCAAAAGACTCAAGCTTTGCAATTAGCTTTGGCTTTGAGAGATGAAGTTAACGATTTGGAAGCTGCTGGTATTAGAGTTATTCAAGTCGATGAACCTGCTATCAGAGAAGGTCTACCATTAAGAGCCGGTGCTGAAAGATCTGACTACCAACAATGGGCTGCTGAAGCTTTCAGAGTTGCTACTTCTGGTGTCGCTAACAAGACTCAAATCCATTCCCATTTCTGTTACTCTGATTTGGATCCAAACCATATCAAGGCTTTGGATGCCGATGTCGTTTCCATCGAATTCTCTAAGAAGGATGATGCTAACTACATTGCTGAATTCAAGGACTATCCAAACCATATCGGTCTAGGTTTATTCGATATTCATTCCCCAAGAATTCCATCTAAGGAAGAATTCATCACCAAGATCGAAACTATCTTGAAGACCTATCCAGCTGAAAAGTTCTGGGTTAACCCAGATTGTGGTTTGAAGACTAGAGGTTGGGAAGAAACTAGATTGTCTTTGACTAACATGGTTGCTGCTGCTAAGTACTTCCGTGAACAATACAAGAAATAG
- the TRP2 gene encoding anthranilate synthase TRP2 (ancestral locus Anc_7.375), whose amino-acid sequence MVYSPKIQPDIETLKHLEQANDDASINMYPVYAFLPSLDLTPHVAYLKLAQLNDSKRPESFLLESAKTNNELDRYSFIGIAPRKVIKTGPLEGTEVDPLTVLEKEMATCKLAENVPGLPKLSGGAIGYISYDCVRYFEPKTKRPLKDVLQVPEAYLMLCDTIIAFDNVFQRFQIIYNINTHEVSLEEGYKTAVTIINDIIAKLTDNSKPIPYPIQPKIKLDQTFTSNIGKEGYEAHVSNLKAHIKKGDIIQAVPSQRVARPTSLHPFNIYRHLRTVNPSPYMFYIDCLDFQIIGASPELLCKSDAKNKVITHPIAGTIKRGATTEEDDVLADELRGSLKDRAEHIMLVDLARNDINRVCDPMSTNVDKLLTVQKFSHVQHLVSQVSGTLRKDKTRFDAFRSIFPAGTVSGAPKVKAMELISELEGERRGVYAGAVGNWSYDGRTMDTCIALRTMVYKDGIAYLQAGGGIVYDSDEYDEYIETMNKMMANHNTIVQAEEIWASKVGSL is encoded by the coding sequence ATGGTTTATTCCCCCAAGATTCAGCCCGATATCGAAACATTGAAGCATCTAGAGCAAGCCAATGATGATGCATCCATTAACATGTATCCAGTGTATGCATTCTTACCTTCATTAGATTTAACTCCACATGTCgcatatttgaaattggctCAATTAAATGATTCAAAGAGACCAGAATCATTCCTATTAGAAAGTGCCAAGACAAATAATGAGTTAGATCGTTATTCCTTCATTGGGATAGCACCACGTAAAGTCATCAAGACCGGCCCATTGGAAGGAACTGAAGTTGATCCATTAACTGTCttggaaaaggaaatggCTACATGCAAATTAGCTGAAAATGTGCCTGGTTTACCCAAATTGAGTGGTGGTGCCATCGGTTACATCTCTTATGATTGTGTCCGTTATTTTGAACCAAAGACAAAGAGACCATTAAAAGATGTTCTTCAAGTTCCTGAGGCATACTTAATGTTGTGTGATACCATAATCGCCTTCGATAACGTATTCCAAagattccaaatcatttaTAACATTAACACTCACGAAGTGTCATTGGAGGAAGGTTATAAGACCGCTGTTACCataattaatgatataatTGCAAAATTAACAGACAATTCTAAGCCAATCCCATACCCAATACAACCAAAGATCAAATTAGACCAAACATTCACTTCCAATATTGGTAAAGAAGGTTATGAAGCTCATGTATCTAATTTGAAAGCTCATATTAAGAAAGGTGATATTATTCAAGCCGTTCCATCTCAACGTGTGGCAAGACCTACATCTTTACACCCATTTAACATATATCGTCATTTAAGAACTGTGAATCCATCTCCATATATGTTCTACATTGATTGTTTagatttccaaattattgGTGCCTCACCTGAACTTCTATGTAAATCAGACGCCAAGAATAAAGTCATCACTCATCCAATTGCTGGTACCATTAAGAGAGGTGCCACcactgaagaagatgatgtcTTGGCGGATGAATTACGTGGATCATTAAAGGATCGTGCAGAACATATCATGTTGGTTGATTTAGCCAGAAATGATATTAATAGAGTTTGTGACCCAATGAGTACCAATGTGGATAAATTATTGACCGTACAAAAATTTTCTCACGTTCAACATTTAGTCTCGCAAGTTAGTGGGACTTTGAGAAAGGATAAGACTAGATTTGATGCATTTAGATCGATTTTCCCTGCAGGGACCGTCAGTGGTGCACCAAAGGTGAAAGCCATGGAATTAATTTCAGAATTAGAAGGTGAAAGACGTGGTGTTTATGCTGGTGCCGTTGGTAACTGGTCTTATGATGGTAGGACTATGGATACATGTATTGCCTTAAGAACGATGGTTTATAAAGATGGTATTGCCTACTTACAAGCTGGTGGTGGTATTGTTTATGATTCTgatgaatatgatgaatatattgaaacCATGAACAAGATGATGGCTAATCACAATACTATTGTGCAAGCGGAGGAAATTTGGGCATCAAAAGTTGGATCCTTATAA
- the TSC11 gene encoding TORC2 complex subunit TSC11 (ancestral locus Anc_7.380), with translation MSTVNESGSPGSTIYSTLSNVTGSPTNSRKRTQHNSLVLSTSFIPTKRLLNYPQSPTSPLQSRKSRSNASKTLLIMKNEISQLQQELAQLNKKRQDAERLRESAATDIYTGEYSRDHLQKHSMRIKTNTQIRELDTSIKKIEKQINDLRIRYEETQESKESGNVSPSDSLRIVSSTEDSDRSRSNTLSERGNSIYNDKQNQNDSQKSLRHIASDLSSTYNKDQEDFQQTVKIPSVALPDPSISTISSSDGTTKETATWLVTDFMQSLQETNISVDFLLQKANGFVDLLKKHPEIRQDLVLTSFMQSVQTLLLSEDKMIASIGYRISRYLINGEEFIRELIRLRLDSFIIISLAKDNTFQIEREQALKLVRCFIDHKAGITCGIVQGIISCVEKQDDLLRNLALETLLELCFVDPAMVKQCHGIRLLVGLLQDYSSFSLASIILDTILQLLETKKTRIFILEDFNVAVLGTAFSDTNTKTSMNIEKMQNASILISKVLKSYNGIMLYSMNNFQPLKELLSFLHVPLCAPYLVDIFLDVVRIKPLPYKSKVKHSFKPIPSQFHKECMSINQHMALLITILENCNFVDYFVQLLSFANRDEFHKSVMVKSRYLLIEYLNLKMNLVDGSVTKVSKPVLKSEETLFEETFEFSKISYTLNRNRNMIGLTDIDYNENIKSFSQNIKENTLVNEIDDSRFRKMVFDTKVLQTKEFSEWNWNIIQELIEGPLMNPKQLEELAKSTKFVRRLLVFYRPLRLRFSSVDKGVRLSSKYIQVGCKFFKMLTTNPEGIKIFKEDNKIIPQLASLLYRAIEGNVAGNIFNEANLKHKMIQGYFKFIGVLTQTAQGVKILSRWNFFTVIYKMFQFENRLALHFLLLTIPEIDLKHSSHCRTIMGKALVVSNEQIRINATKCMGEKLKDLIVPKQFDSETTAENKDLQKFAMDMLIRQLYDLSPNVVAVADQALYECVVQSERSKEFAISFRTILNQMVFIRSPILFELLSRSYGFQLLSEINFVTDERNAWLTQMNREYVSIVEEFLSKRQNNTITRTRSHTHLLKQNDRLPLHFYESLAKTEDGITLLSQTGDLVTFMNIIKKYISGSMEDESNDEIIELKSSLWCCGFIGSTQLGIGSLDNYSLVENIITISFHSSVTSVRFTAFYVLGLISRTKEGCEILDEMGWDCCLDVQGEPIGITLPSRLDDFLSYNEKKWLMVPEYKNEMIEIDRGNGDIISEIEPIDFNLDHLLNETNIIENPLNENESETAEEIRKRRQSLEKKQGSFKSSNPSTGADEEDNVVEKVVETVSKLGNHILSNSAIKEITEMNSRYGPRLFENDKVFFSILEMMGKFRFKPQVRKFLCDLFINKKTLENIIKHDRKKKVEAKKEGKITNANP, from the coding sequence ATGAGTACTGTTAATGAGTCAGGGAGCCCAGGTTCAACCATATATTCAACCCTTTCCAATGTGACGGGTAGTCCGACAAACAGTAGGAAAAGAACACAACACAACAGTCTAGTATTATCTACCTCATTTATTCCCACTAAGAGGCTCCTAAATTATCCCCAATCGCCAACGAGTCCATTACAATCAAGAAAATCGAGAAGTAATGCTTCcaaaacattattaattatgaAGAATGAGATCTCTCAGTTGCAACAAGAACTGGCTCAGCTTAATAAGAAAAGGCAAGATGCTGAACGACTTCGAGAGTCTGCAGCTACCGATATTTATACCGGTGAATATTCAAGAGATCATTTACAAAAACATTCGATGCGAATAAAGACAAATACCCAAATTAGAGAATTGGATACATCTATtaagaagattgaaaagCAAATCAACGATCTGAGGATACGGTATGAAGAAACACAAGAATCAAAAGAAAGTGGAAATGTATCACCGTCCGATTCATTGAGAATAGTATCCTCTACTGAAGACTCTGATAGAAGCCGATCAAATACTTTATCAGAAAGAGGAAATTCAATATACAATGACAAGCAAAATCAGAACGATTCTCAAAAGAGTTTAAGACACATTGCGTCAGATCTTAGTAGCACATATAATAAAGATCAAGAGGATTTTCAACAAACAGTAAAAATACCCAGTGTAGCCCTTCCAGATCCCTCCATTAGTACCATAAGTTCTTCAGATGGAACCACCAAAGAGACGGCCACTTGGCTAGTGACAGATTTTATGCAAAGTTTACAAGAAACTAACATATCGGTGGACTTCCTATTACAAAAAGCAAATGGATTCGTAGATCTTCTAAAGAAACATCCCGAAATAAGACAAGATTTAGTGTTGACATCATTTATGCAATCGGTTCAAACATTACTCCTAAGTGAAGATAAAATGATTGCATCCATCGGATACCGCATTAGTCGGTATTTGATTAATGGAGAGGAATTTATTCGTGAACTTATAAGACTGAGACTCGATTCttttataataatttcctTGGCAAAGGATAACACGTTCCAAATAGAGCGTGAACAAGCTTTAAAATTAGTACGATGCTTCATCGATCACAAAGCTGGAATAACTTGTGGAATTGTTCAAGGAATAATAAGTTGTGTGGAAAAACAAGATGATCTACTAAGAAATCTTGCTCTCGAGACTTTATTAGAACTTTGTTTCGTCGATCCAGCAATGGTCAAACAATGCCACGGAATACGGTTACTTGTGGGACTTTTGCAGGATtattcttccttttcattagCATCCATTATATTAGATACAATCTTACAATTACTTGAAACAAAGAAGACACGAATTTTCATTTTAGAAGATTTTAATGTGGCTGTATTGGGGACTGCGTTTTCTGATACAAATACCAAAACTTCCATgaacattgaaaaaatgcAAAACGCCAGCATACTTATCTCTAAGGTGCTGAAGAGTTACAATGGTATTATGTTGTATTCTatgaataatttccaaCCGCTGAAAGAACTACTATCATTCCTACACGTACCTCTATGCGCTCCTTACCTAGTGGATATCTTCCTCGATGTTGTGAGAATTAAGCCCCTACCGTACAAATCAAAAGTGAAGCACTCTTTCAAGCCAATACCGTCCCAATTCCACAAGGAATGTATGTCAATTAACCAACATATGGCATTattaataacaattttAGAAAATTGTAACTTTGTTGACTATTTCGTACAATTGTTAAGTTTTGCCAATAGGGATGAATTCCATAAATCGGTTATGGTCAAAAGTCGgtatttattaattgaatatctgaatttgaaaatgaatttggtTGACGGTAGTGTCACCAAGGTTTCTAAACCTGTGTTAAAGAGTGAGGAGACTCTATTTGAGGAAACATTTGAGTTCAGTAAAATTTCTTATACATTGAACAGGAATAGAAACATGATTGGTCTTACCGACATAGATTACAACGAAAATATTAAGTCCTtttctcaaaatattaaagaaaacaCACTCGTGAACGAAATTGATGACTCAAGATTCAGAAAGATGGTATTTGATACTAAGGTCTTACaaacaaaagaattttctGAATGGAACTGGAATATTATCCAAGAGCTGATAGAAGGTCCGTTAATGAACCCAaaacaattggaagaacTTGCGAAATCAACGAAATTTGTTAGACGACTACTTGTTTTTTATAGACCGCTAAGATTAAGATTTTCAAGCGTGGATAAAGGTGTAAgattatcttcaaaatatattcagGTTGgttgtaaatttttcaagatgCTAACGACTAATCCTGAGGGaataaagatatttaaagaggataataaaataatacCCCAACTGGCTTCTTTGTTGTACAGAGCCATTGAAGGGAATGTGGCCGGGAATATCTTTAATGAGGCAAATTTAAAGCACAAGATGATACAAGGATATTTCAAGTTTATTGGAGTCTTGACACAGACAGCACAAGGTGTGAAAATCTTGAGTCGCTGGAACTTCTTCACTGTTATTTACAAGatgtttcaatttgaaaaccGACTCGCGTTGCACTTCTTATTGCTAACAATACCAGAAATAGACCTAAAACATTCATCCCATTGCCGAACTATAATGGGGAAAGCTTTAGTGGTGTCTAATGAACAAATTAGAATCAATGCCACGAAATGCATGggagaaaaattgaaagactTGATTGTACCTAAACAGTTTGATTCAGAAACTACTgcagaaaataaagatcTACAAAAGTTTGCTATGGATATGTTAATAAGACAATTGTATGATTTAAGTCCTAATGTGGTGGCAGTTGCTGATCAGGCTTTATATGAATGTGTCGTGCAAAGTGAACGTTCAAAAGAATTTGCCATTTCATTCAGAACAATATTGAATCAAATGGTATTTATCAGATCTCCAATATTATTCGAACTGTTGAGTCGGTCGTATGGGTTCCAATTACTTAGTGAAATTAACTTTGTTACTGATGAACGTAATGCTTGGCTCACTCAAATGAATAGAGAATATGTTTCGATTGTGGAAGAGTTTTTAAGCAAGAGGCAAAATAATACTATAACTAGGACGAGATCTCATACTCATCTTTTGAAACAGAACGATAGATTACCACTGCATTTTTATGAAAGTTTGGCTAAGACTGAAGATGGTATAACTTTGTTGAGTCAAACTGGTGATTTAGTGACatttatgaatattatcaaaaaatatattagtGGTTCTATGGAGGATGAGagtaatgatgaaattataGAGTTGAAATCATCTTTATGGTGTTGTGGGTTCATTGGGTCAACTCAATTGGGAATAGGATCATTAGACAATTATTCTTTagtggaaaatattattacaatCTCATTTCATTCTAGTGTCACTAGTGTAAGATTTACAGCATTTTATGTTCTAGGATTAATTAGTAGAACGAAAGAAGGTTGTGAAATACTTGATGAAATGGGATGGGATTGTTGTCTGGATGTGCAAGGTGAGCCTATTGGTATTACATTACCCAGTAGATTGGATGACTTTTTATCATacaatgaaaagaaatggtTAATGGTCCCGGAATATAAAAATGAGAtgattgaaattgatagaGGTAATGGAGATATAATTAGTGAAATTGAACCCATTGATTTTAACTTAGACCATCTTTTGAATGAAACCAATATTATTGAGAACCCACTGAATGAGAATGAAAGTGAAACCGCAGAGGAAATAAGGAAACGTAGACAATCATTAGAAAAGAAACAAGGATCTtttaaatcttcaaatccatCAACTGGTGCCGACGAGGAAGATAATGTGGTAGAGAAAGTTGTCGAAACGGTTAGTAAATTGGGTAATCATATTCTTTCGAACAGCGCCATTAAAGAGATTACAGAAATGAATAGTCGTTACGGACCTCGATTATTCGAGAATGATAAAGTCTTTTTCAGCATATTAGAAATGATGGGTAAATTCAGGTTTAAGCCTCAAGTGCGTAAATTCTTATGTGATTTATTCATAAACAAGAAGACCTTagagaatattattaaacatgataggaagaaaaaagtaGAAGCAAAAAAGGAGGGTAAAATTACGAATGCAAATccttaa
- the IES5 gene encoding Ies5p (ancestral locus Anc_7.379), with protein MQSDTTQEKDLSKLTSKNDELTKQDASLRKEYTTLLRKMTSVISILSDLEPGFQDKYTNNDVPTLISEETVNIAPKLQWYNEQIEQISKLKIEDITLPEETLELYNLYKESPLLFKDLHS; from the coding sequence ATGCAATCAGATACCACCCAAGAAAAGgatctttcaaaattaacatctaaaaatgatgaattaacCAAACAAGATGCAAGTCTGAGGAAAGAATACACAACATTGCTACGGAAAATGACCAGTGTAATTTCAATACTTTCAGATCTAGAACCTGGTTTCCAAGACAAATATACAAACAATGATGTGCCAACTCTAATATCAGAGGAGACTGTAAATATAGCTCCTAAACTGCAGTGGTACAACGAGCAAATTGAACAGatatcaaaattgaaaattgaagatataaCACTTCCTGAAGAGACATTAGAATTATATAATCTATATAAGGAATCacctttattatttaaggATTTGCATTCGTAA
- the PUP3 gene encoding proteasome core particle subunit beta 3 (ancestral locus Anc_7.383): MSDPSSINGGIVVAMTGKDCVAIACDLRLGSQSLGVSNNFEKIFHYGHVFLGLTGLATDVTTLSETFRYKTNLYKLKEDRPIEPDTFIQLVSTTLYEKRFGPYFVGPVVAGINSQTEKPFIAGFDLIGCIDEAKDFIVSGTASDQLFGMCESLYEPNLESEDLFETISQALLNAADRDALSGWGAVVYIIKKDKVVKRHLKMRQD; this comes from the coding sequence ATGTCAGATCCAAGTTCAATTAATGGGGGTATCGTCGTCGCCATGACAGGTAAAGATTGTGTAGCGATTGCCTGTGATTTAAGATTAGGTAGTCAATCCCTTGGGGTATCGaataattttgagaaaatatttcattacGGACATGTGTTTTTGGGCCTCACAGGGTTGGCTACAGATGTTACAACATTGAGCGAGACTTTCCGTTATAAGACTAATCTAtataaattgaaagaagacAGACCCATTGAACCTGATACCTTCATACAATTGGTTTCCACGACGTTATATGAAAAGAGATTTGGTCCATATTTTGTTGGGCCAGTAGTGGCAGGTATTAATTCTCAAACGGAGAAACCATTCATCGCCGGGTTCGATTTAATCGGATGTATTGATGAAGCCAAGGATTTTATTGTAAGTGGGACTGCATCTGATCAATTGTTTGGTATGTGTGAATCTCTATATGAACCAAATTTGGAATCTGAAGATTTATTCGAGACTATTAGTCAAGCTCTCCTAAACGCCGCAGATCGTGATGCTCTATCTGGTTGGGGGGCTGTAGTATATATAATCAAGAAGGATAAAGTCGTGAAGAGACATCTAAAGATGAGACAAGATTAA
- the RAD51 gene encoding recombinase RAD51 (ancestral locus Anc_7.385) yields the protein MSQTQEQQISQTGSQLERMSLMSTAPASATPQPQETQLAPDSVQSIASEEHSGDEYNGVGGDEDDDMALASFVPIEKLQVNGITTSDLKKLRENGIHTVEAVAYAPRKALMEIKGISEAKADKLLSEASRLVPMGFVTAADFHARRSEMICLTTGSKNLDTLLGGGIETGSITELYGEFRTGKSQLCHTLAVTCQIPLDIGGGEGKCLYIDTEGTFRPVRLVSIAQRFGLDPDDALNNVAYARAYNADHQLRLLDAAAQMMSESRFSLIIVDSVMALYRTDFSGRGELSARQMHLAKFMRALQRLADQFGVAVVVTNQVVAQVDGAMMFNPDPKKPIGGNIMAHSSTTRLGFKKGKGCQRICKVVDSPCLPEAEGVFAIYEDGIGDPREDDE from the coding sequence ATGTCGCAGACACAAGAACAGCAGATATCACAAACAGGGTCCCAACTAGAACGCATGTCCTTAATGTCCACTGCTCCGGCATCCGCAACTCCACAACCTCAGGAGACTCAGCTAGCCCCAGACTCGGTACAGTCCATCGCAAGTGAAGAACACAGTGGAGATGAATACAATGGTGTAGGTGgcgatgaagatgatgatatggCGTTGGCCTCCTTTGTCCCCATTGAGAAGTTACAAGTTAATGGGATTACCACAtctgatttgaaaaaattgaggGAGAATGGGATTCATACGGTTGAAGCAGTAGCATATGCTCCTAGAAAGGCTCTGATGGAAATTAAGGGTATTTCAGAGGCGAAGGctgataaattattaagtgAAGCTTCAAGATTGGTGCCCATGGGATTTGTTACTGCAGCAGATTTCCATGCAAGAAGATCCGAAATGATTTGTCTTACCACGGGGTCTAAGAACCTTGATACGCTATTAGGAGGTGGTATTGAAACAGGTTCTATTACTGAATTGTATGGTGAGTTTAGAACGGGGAAATCTCAATTGTGTCATACTTTGGCCGTTACATGTCAAATTCCGTTAGatattggtggtggtgaGGGTAAATGTTTATATATTGACACAGAGGGGACTTTTAGGCCCGTGAGATTGGTATCCATTGCTCAAAGATTTGGGTTGGATCCTGATGATGCCCTAAATAATGTCGCATACGCCAGAGCATATAATGCTGATCACCAATTGAGATTATTGGACGCCGCAGCACAAATGATGAGCGAATCAAGATTTTCGTTAATTATAGTGGATTCTGTGATGGCTTTGTACAGAACAGATTTCTCAGGGAGAGGTGAACTAAGTGCCAGACAAATGCATTTAGCTAAATTTATGCGTGCCCTACAAAGATTAGCTGACCAATTTGGTGTTGCCGTGGTAGTCACAAATCAAGTGGTCGCACAAGTTGATGGTGCAATGATGTTCAATCCTGATCCAAAAAAACCAATTGGTGGTAACATTATGGCTCattcttcaacaacaagGTTGGGATTCAAAAAGGGTAAAGGTTGTCAAAGAATTTGTAAAGTAGTAGATTCCCCATGCTTACCAGAGGCCGAAGGTGTCTTTGCCATTTATGAAGATGGTATTGGTGATCCAAGAGAAGATGACGAATAG